Proteins encoded together in one Maricaulis maris window:
- a CDS encoding carbonic anhydrase produces MKHLVMAAGVAAAGLSAASAEDWSYAGETGPEHWGHISEEAAVCATGIQQSPIDLTGAISASGAAPSLALNSMSGVQVVRNAHGVTYSANSVDAGLTLGGSEFNLLQFHFHARSEHHIDGNDFPMEVHFVTASDDGRLAVVGVMFEEGDAHPALDALWAAIPAEGETASGPAMLALDSFIPDAEPVFRYEGSLTTPPCSEIVSWTVFPTPIEASAEQIGAFTALVTDNARPVLPANRRYVLLSD; encoded by the coding sequence ATGAAACATCTTGTCATGGCGGCCGGTGTTGCCGCTGCCGGTCTGAGCGCCGCCTCGGCAGAGGACTGGAGCTATGCCGGTGAAACCGGACCTGAGCACTGGGGTCATATCAGCGAGGAAGCGGCCGTTTGTGCCACCGGGATCCAACAAAGCCCGATCGATCTGACCGGTGCCATCTCGGCCTCCGGCGCGGCGCCGAGCCTGGCGCTGAACAGCATGAGCGGTGTCCAGGTCGTCCGGAACGCGCATGGCGTGACCTACAGCGCGAACTCGGTCGACGCCGGTCTGACGCTGGGCGGCAGCGAATTCAACCTGCTCCAATTCCACTTCCATGCCCGTTCCGAGCACCATATCGACGGCAATGACTTCCCGATGGAAGTGCATTTCGTGACCGCCTCCGACGATGGTCGCCTGGCCGTGGTCGGGGTCATGTTCGAAGAGGGCGATGCCCACCCGGCGCTTGACGCGCTGTGGGCTGCGATCCCGGCCGAAGGCGAAACCGCCAGCGGCCCGGCCATGCTGGCCCTCGACAGCTTCATCCCCGATGCCGAGCCGGTCTTCCGCTATGAAGGCTCGCTGACCACCCCGCCCTGCTCGGAAATCGTCAGCTGGACCGTCTTCCCGACGCCGATTGAAGCCTCTGCCGAGCAGATTGGCGCTTTCACGGCGCTGGTTACGGACAATGCCCGTCCGGTTCTGCCGGCCAATCGTCGCTACGTGCTGCTGAGCGACTGA
- the pstA gene encoding phosphate ABC transporter permease PstA, whose amino-acid sequence MTDTPDISPIRNAVAKNLGARYRAELRFRAAGLAAVATAVGILIILLTSIVSGGLPAFTANELVLTVELDREAVDPMGDGSEESVRRGSYSRILQDAMRAEFPEVQSRGDLRNLFSLYTALNATRLMDDVLEDPTLIGTRYDFTMPLADDLDLYLKGLLVEDRTLDTDGSLTVAAEGDTVTVRSTATDFRDLAAEIARTLRARATVLEVEADSLAALAADLTGTDAEDMLYDAELNRRRASDIRATLEADSGPLMLDGSLPSILVETGGRTIALTSLARDGATANGRFLLGNGSAEPTTDWTLYVIDTPAERRRVSDQLIVWTRALEARGAISPAFNTYLFANADSREPELAGVKGALYGSILTMIITIIISVPIGVFTALYLEEYAPKNRFTALIEVNINNLAAVPSIVFGLLGLAVFINAFGLPRSAPLVGGLVLSLMTLPTVIIATRAALQAVPQSIRQAALAVGASRTQTVFHHVLPLAAPGILTGAIIGLAQALGETAPLLMIGMVAFIADAPTLGLEGFTQPATVMPVQVFLWSDGAERAFEARTAAAIMVLLALMIGFNALAIYLRRRFERRW is encoded by the coding sequence ATGACTGATACGCCCGACATCTCGCCGATCCGGAATGCCGTCGCCAAGAATCTCGGTGCGCGCTACCGGGCTGAGCTGCGCTTTCGCGCGGCCGGACTCGCCGCGGTCGCGACCGCGGTCGGTATCCTGATCATCCTGTTGACGTCCATCGTCTCGGGCGGCCTGCCGGCCTTTACCGCGAACGAGCTGGTCCTGACCGTCGAGCTTGATCGCGAGGCCGTCGACCCGATGGGCGATGGCAGCGAGGAGTCGGTCCGTCGCGGCAGCTACAGCCGCATCCTGCAGGACGCCATGCGGGCCGAGTTTCCCGAGGTCCAGTCGCGCGGTGACCTGCGCAACCTGTTCAGCCTCTATACCGCCCTCAATGCCACGCGCCTCATGGATGATGTGCTTGAGGACCCGACCCTGATCGGAACCCGCTACGACTTCACCATGCCGCTGGCCGATGATCTCGATCTCTATCTCAAGGGGCTGCTGGTCGAGGACCGGACCCTGGATACCGACGGATCGCTCACGGTGGCGGCCGAGGGCGACACGGTCACGGTCCGTTCCACGGCGACCGACTTCCGCGATCTGGCGGCCGAGATCGCTCGCACCCTTCGGGCCCGCGCGACGGTCCTGGAAGTGGAGGCCGACAGCCTTGCCGCACTGGCCGCCGACCTGACCGGAACCGATGCGGAAGACATGCTCTATGATGCCGAGCTCAACCGCCGACGGGCGAGCGACATCCGGGCGACCCTGGAGGCCGATTCCGGCCCGCTCATGCTCGATGGCAGCCTGCCCAGCATCCTGGTGGAAACCGGTGGGCGCACGATCGCCCTGACCAGCCTTGCCCGCGACGGCGCGACCGCCAATGGCCGCTTCCTGCTGGGGAATGGCTCGGCCGAACCGACCACCGATTGGACCCTTTACGTGATTGATACGCCGGCCGAACGCCGCCGGGTCAGCGATCAACTGATCGTCTGGACCCGGGCGCTGGAAGCGCGCGGTGCGATCAGCCCGGCCTTCAATACCTATCTGTTTGCCAATGCCGACAGCCGCGAGCCGGAGCTGGCCGGGGTCAAGGGGGCCCTCTACGGCTCGATCCTGACGATGATCATCACGATCATCATCTCGGTGCCGATCGGGGTGTTCACTGCCCTCTATCTGGAAGAATACGCCCCGAAAAACCGCTTCACCGCGCTGATCGAGGTGAATATCAACAACCTCGCCGCCGTCCCCTCGATCGTGTTTGGTCTGCTGGGCCTGGCCGTCTTCATCAATGCCTTCGGGCTGCCGCGCTCGGCTCCGCTTGTCGGCGGTCTCGTCCTGTCCCTGATGACCCTGCCGACGGTCATCATCGCGACCCGCGCCGCGCTGCAGGCGGTGCCGCAATCGATCCGCCAGGCGGCCCTTGCCGTGGGCGCGTCGCGGACCCAGACTGTCTTCCATCACGTGTTGCCGCTCGCCGCGCCGGGTATCCTGACCGGTGCCATCATCGGGCTCGCCCAGGCTCTGGGCGAGACTGCGCCGCTGCTGATGATCGGCATGGTCGCCTTCATCGCCGATGCCCCGACGCTGGGGCTGGAGGGCTTCACCCAGCCCGCCACCGTCATGCCGGTCCAGGTCTTCCTGTGGTCGGATGGCGCCGAGCGCGCATTCGAGGCGCGGACGGCTGCCGCAATTATGGTTCTTCTCGCGCTGATGATCGGGTTCAATGCCCTGGCCATCTATTTGCGCCGTCGCTTCGAGCGGAGATGGTAG
- a CDS encoding hydrogen peroxide-inducible genes activator translates to MRPTLRQLQYLVATADTGRFSDAAKMLNVSQPSLSAQIAEAEAHLGVIVFERGRHGASLTPLGAEIIRRGRYVLRQMEDMKSIASNGRVGLYGRVRLGVLPTIGPYLLPRCTAGLHRAFPDLRLSIREESTVELQEKLIDGRMDVVISTPQDHAQTRSEHLFNESLWVAVPVDHPLASSAGPVRLDTLAGQPLLSLGMGHRLAGLVAELAHQVGAYISTDYEGTSLDAIRHMSALGAGVAILPELYVACEARRDATLVYRRIAHASAQRDIALIWREASPLQDGFTDLAAALRAAATPILGVRNDPIATPDQALTSNA, encoded by the coding sequence ATGAGACCGACGCTCCGTCAGCTCCAATACCTCGTCGCAACCGCCGACACCGGTCGCTTCTCGGACGCGGCGAAAATGCTCAATGTCAGCCAGCCCAGCCTGTCGGCCCAGATCGCCGAAGCGGAAGCCCATCTGGGCGTGATCGTCTTCGAGCGCGGGCGCCACGGTGCCAGCCTGACCCCGCTCGGTGCGGAGATCATCCGTCGGGGCCGCTACGTGCTGCGCCAGATGGAGGACATGAAGTCGATCGCCTCGAACGGACGGGTCGGCCTCTACGGTCGTGTCCGGCTCGGCGTGCTGCCGACAATTGGACCCTACCTGCTGCCGCGCTGCACCGCCGGTCTTCACCGGGCCTTCCCGGACCTGCGCTTGAGCATTCGCGAGGAATCCACCGTGGAGCTTCAGGAAAAGCTGATCGACGGCCGGATGGATGTTGTGATCTCGACCCCGCAGGACCACGCCCAGACGCGATCCGAACACCTGTTCAACGAGTCCCTTTGGGTGGCAGTGCCGGTTGACCATCCGCTGGCCAGCAGCGCCGGCCCGGTCCGACTCGACACCCTGGCCGGCCAGCCCTTGCTGTCGCTGGGTATGGGGCACCGTTTGGCCGGGCTGGTCGCCGAACTGGCACACCAGGTCGGGGCCTATATCTCCACCGACTACGAGGGCACGAGCCTGGACGCGATCCGGCACATGTCAGCGCTTGGCGCCGGAGTGGCCATTCTGCCGGAACTCTATGTCGCCTGTGAGGCCCGGCGCGACGCGACCCTGGTCTACCGTCGCATCGCTCATGCCTCGGCGCAGCGTGACATTGCGTTGATCTGGCGCGAAGCCTCGCCCTTGCAGGACGGGTTCACCGACCTCGCGGCCGCCTTGCGGGCCGCAGCGACCCCGATCCTCGGTGTCCGCAATGATCCGATCGCCACGCCGGATCAGGCGTTGACGTCGAACGCGTAG
- the pstB gene encoding phosphate ABC transporter ATP-binding protein PstB, translating to MTDTPENPVAEQPIKVAARNVTVSYSGKQALHDVSIDIPDRSVTAFIGPSGCGKSTFLRCLNRMNDTIDGAVVGGSLTIDGQEINDKSIDPVVLRASVGMVFQKPNPFPKSIYDNVAYGPRIHGLAMTRPELDEIVESALRKAGLWDEVSDRLSHPGTSLSGGQQQRLVIARAIAVNPEVILMDEPCSALDPIATARIEELIDELRENYCIIIVTHSMQQAARVSQHTAFFHMGNLVEYGLTEDIFTNPRDTRTQDYITGRFG from the coding sequence ATGACCGATACCCCTGAAAACCCAGTCGCTGAGCAGCCGATCAAGGTGGCCGCCCGCAATGTGACGGTGAGCTATTCCGGCAAGCAGGCCCTGCACGATGTGTCGATCGACATTCCGGATCGTTCGGTCACGGCCTTCATCGGCCCGTCCGGCTGCGGCAAGTCGACCTTCCTGCGCTGCCTGAACCGCATGAATGACACGATCGATGGCGCGGTTGTCGGCGGCTCGCTGACGATTGACGGCCAGGAGATCAACGACAAGTCGATCGACCCCGTCGTCCTGCGCGCCAGCGTCGGCATGGTGTTCCAGAAACCGAACCCGTTCCCCAAGTCGATCTATGACAATGTCGCCTATGGACCGCGCATCCACGGTTTGGCGATGACCCGCCCGGAGCTGGACGAGATTGTCGAAAGCGCGCTGCGCAAGGCCGGCCTCTGGGACGAGGTCTCGGATCGCCTGAGCCATCCGGGCACCAGCCTGTCCGGCGGTCAGCAGCAGCGCCTGGTCATTGCCCGGGCGATCGCGGTCAATCCGGAAGTGATCCTGATGGACGAGCCCTGTTCGGCGCTCGACCCGATCGCCACGGCCCGGATCGAGGAACTGATCGACGAGCTGCGCGAGAATTACTGCATCATCATCGTGACCCACTCGATGCAGCAGGCGGCCCGTGTGTCCCAGCACACCGCCTTCTTCCACATGGGCAACTTGGTCGAATACGGGCTGACCGAGGATATTTTCACCAACCCGCGCGACACCCGCACGCAAGACTACATCACAGGACGTTTCGGCTAG
- the phoB gene encoding phosphate regulon transcriptional regulator PhoB, whose product MKPQVLVIEDEDALATLLQYNLEKEGYTVAVASDGEDALIQAEETTPDLVLVDWMLPKVSGIEVCRRLRGRQETANVPIIMLTARGEETDRVRGLDTGADDYVVKPFSMTELFARIRAVLRRIRPGLAEDVIEAGDISMDRVAHRVRRADREIHLGPTEFRLLDYLMQHPGRVFSREQLLDAVWGSDVYVEARTVDVHVGRLRKALNNKEERDPIRTVRSAGYAFDVNA is encoded by the coding sequence ATGAAACCGCAAGTTCTTGTCATAGAAGACGAAGATGCCCTGGCCACCCTGCTCCAGTATAATCTGGAGAAAGAGGGTTACACGGTTGCCGTGGCCAGTGATGGCGAGGACGCCCTGATCCAGGCCGAGGAAACGACGCCGGATCTGGTGCTTGTGGACTGGATGCTGCCGAAAGTCTCCGGTATCGAAGTCTGCCGCCGTCTGCGCGGGCGCCAGGAAACCGCCAATGTCCCGATCATCATGCTGACGGCGCGTGGCGAGGAAACCGACCGGGTCCGCGGTCTCGACACCGGCGCCGATGACTATGTCGTCAAACCCTTTTCGATGACCGAGCTTTTTGCCCGGATCCGGGCCGTGCTGCGTCGTATCCGCCCGGGCCTGGCCGAGGATGTGATCGAGGCTGGTGACATCTCGATGGACCGGGTCGCCCACCGGGTGCGCCGCGCCGATCGGGAAATCCATCTCGGGCCGACCGAGTTCCGCCTGCTGGACTATCTCATGCAGCATCCGGGACGGGTGTTCTCGCGCGAGCAATTGCTCGATGCGGTCTGGGGCTCGGACGTCTATGTCGAGGCCCGCACGGTGGACGTCCATGTCGGCCGGTTGCGCAAGGCGCTCAACAACAAGGAAGAGCGCGATCCCATCCGGACGGTCCGCTCGGCCGGCTACGCGTTCGACGTCAACGCCTGA
- the pstC gene encoding phosphate ABC transporter permease subunit PstC yields the protein MSIIAIVALAIIVMLAGGFYVGRSRAIAAVSGATARLHSLPNYHGYYVAIWTGLPAFVLLAAYGMFGANLVDRLTEAELRRDAIELTTRFEGDLAADAATRELEEALSVLRERADVIASSMAQLRSARGEDRDPARLEALGREQTDLVNQIATAEEARLGRRTVLRDAVARDATTANAGVRALAGFELAHAPRERRQLFLSDARRIATDGLASRASAELDAAARVMGRYDNQLRFLLAAVALAIAFGGLVRTRGQITAGFRARNHVERLITAMLFLSSVIAIMTTIGIVFSLLFESLRFFSTVPLTEFLFGLQWSPQIALRADQVGQSGAFGAVPLFAGTAMITLIAMTVAVPIGLLSAIYLSEYAGPRFRLTAKPVLEILAGIPTVVYGFFALLTVGPAIRSFFAMVGIDDVVTQSALSAGLVMGVMIIPFISSLSDDVINSVPQSLRDGSYAMGATKSETIGRVILPAALPGIVGAILLAVSRAVGETMIVVMAAGQGANLTANPLESVTTITVQIVMLLTGDQEFDSPKTLSAFALGLVLFVITLVMNVIALRVVQRYREKYD from the coding sequence ATGTCCATTATCGCCATTGTCGCGCTCGCGATCATCGTGATGCTGGCCGGCGGATTCTATGTCGGCCGGTCGCGGGCGATCGCCGCCGTTTCCGGCGCGACGGCGCGGCTGCACTCCCTGCCCAATTATCATGGCTATTACGTTGCGATCTGGACCGGCCTGCCGGCCTTCGTGCTGCTGGCCGCCTATGGCATGTTCGGCGCGAACCTGGTCGATCGCCTCACCGAGGCCGAACTGCGCCGCGACGCCATCGAGCTGACCACGCGGTTCGAGGGTGACCTCGCCGCCGATGCCGCGACCCGAGAGCTTGAAGAGGCCCTGTCGGTCCTGCGCGAGCGCGCCGATGTGATTGCGTCATCCATGGCCCAGCTGCGCAGCGCGCGCGGCGAGGACCGGGATCCGGCGCGTCTGGAAGCGCTCGGTCGCGAACAGACCGATCTGGTCAATCAGATCGCCACCGCCGAGGAGGCCCGTCTCGGTCGCCGGACTGTCCTGCGTGACGCTGTCGCCCGTGATGCGACGACCGCCAATGCCGGCGTGCGCGCGCTGGCAGGTTTCGAACTCGCCCACGCGCCGCGCGAACGTCGCCAGCTCTTCCTGTCCGATGCGCGCCGGATCGCCACCGATGGCCTGGCCAGCCGCGCCAGTGCTGAGCTCGATGCGGCCGCGCGGGTGATGGGGCGCTATGACAATCAGTTGCGCTTCCTGCTCGCTGCGGTCGCGCTGGCAATCGCTTTTGGCGGGCTGGTGCGGACCCGCGGCCAGATCACGGCCGGATTCAGGGCTCGCAATCATGTCGAGCGACTCATCACCGCGATGCTCTTCCTGTCGTCGGTAATCGCGATCATGACGACGATCGGTATTGTCTTCTCGCTGCTGTTCGAGAGCCTGCGCTTCTTCTCGACCGTGCCGCTGACGGAATTCCTGTTCGGCCTTCAATGGTCGCCGCAGATTGCCCTGCGCGCGGACCAGGTCGGCCAGTCCGGCGCGTTCGGAGCCGTGCCGCTGTTCGCCGGTACCGCCATGATCACGCTGATCGCGATGACGGTGGCGGTGCCCATCGGCCTGCTCTCGGCGATTTACCTGTCGGAATATGCCGGACCGCGTTTCCGCCTGACCGCCAAGCCGGTCCTCGAAATCCTCGCCGGCATCCCGACCGTGGTCTACGGCTTCTTCGCCCTGTTGACCGTCGGACCGGCCATTCGCAGCTTCTTCGCCATGGTCGGCATTGATGATGTGGTGACCCAGAGTGCACTGTCGGCCGGGCTGGTCATGGGGGTGATGATCATCCCCTTCATTTCCTCGCTCAGCGATGACGTCATCAATTCGGTACCGCAATCCCTGCGCGACGGCTCCTACGCCATGGGCGCGACCAAGTCTGAAACGATCGGCCGGGTCATCCTGCCGGCGGCCCTGCCGGGCATTGTCGGCGCCATCCTGCTGGCTGTCTCCCGCGCTGTGGGTGAAACGATGATCGTCGTCATGGCCGCGGGGCAAGGCGCCAACCTGACCGCCAACCCGCTGGAATCCGTCACCACCATCACGGTCCAGATCGTCATGCTGCTGACCGGTGACCAGGAATTCGACAGTCCCAAGACCCTGTCGGCCTTCGCGCTGGGCCTGGTCCTCTTCGTCATCACCCTGGTGATGAACGTCATCGCGCTGCGCGTCGTGCAAAGATACCGGGAAAAATATGACTGA
- a CDS encoding NINE protein: MNQRAYTLELLQLASAVPSGNRQAFMTAFQASEKNPVVLFGFNIFLGALGVDRFLVGDILAGVLKLLTLGGLGLWQLIDCFLIGSRARNKNLELARQLANSFSRTAQPGADESTATSN; the protein is encoded by the coding sequence ATGAACCAACGCGCTTACACACTGGAACTCCTGCAGCTGGCATCCGCCGTACCGTCCGGCAATCGCCAGGCCTTCATGACAGCCTTCCAAGCCTCCGAGAAAAACCCGGTGGTGCTCTTCGGCTTCAACATCTTTCTCGGCGCGCTCGGCGTTGACCGTTTCCTGGTTGGTGACATCCTGGCCGGTGTCCTCAAGCTGCTGACCCTCGGCGGACTTGGCCTGTGGCAGCTGATTGATTGCTTCCTGATCGGTAGCCGGGCTCGCAACAAGAATCTCGAGCTGGCGCGCCAGCTGGCCAATTCCTTCTCGCGGACCGCACAGCCGGGCGCGGATGAGAGCACCGCGACCTCAAACTGA
- the phoU gene encoding phosphate signaling complex protein PhoU has translation MALSRTAHIVTAYGEELDQLADDLARMGGLVETQLEKAISAVVRRDASVKPDVKAREKQVNALQVDIEKRVLRLFALRQPLATDLRMTISALKIAADLERVGDLAKNIAYRAGDLAGYAPVSLNRQVERLGEIVIKQLREVLDALASADVEPAVRVWHSDDEVDERYNTLVREMLMSMTEDSGLVEPGVHILFVAKNLERIGDHATNIAEAVHFMVTASPLVDDGHS, from the coding sequence ATGGCACTTTCCAGAACGGCCCATATTGTTACCGCCTATGGCGAGGAACTCGACCAACTCGCTGATGACCTCGCCCGCATGGGCGGTCTGGTCGAAACCCAGCTTGAGAAGGCGATCTCCGCTGTCGTCCGGCGCGATGCCAGCGTCAAGCCTGACGTCAAGGCGCGCGAAAAGCAGGTCAATGCGCTGCAGGTTGATATCGAGAAGCGCGTGCTTCGCCTCTTCGCCCTGCGCCAGCCGCTTGCGACCGATCTGCGCATGACGATCTCGGCCCTCAAGATTGCCGCCGATCTCGAGCGGGTCGGCGACCTTGCCAAGAATATCGCCTATCGCGCCGGTGACCTGGCCGGCTACGCCCCGGTGTCCCTGAACCGGCAGGTTGAGCGGCTTGGCGAGATCGTGATCAAGCAGCTGCGCGAAGTCCTCGACGCGCTGGCGTCCGCCGACGTCGAGCCAGCCGTTCGTGTCTGGCATTCCGATGACGAAGTCGATGAGCGCTACAACACGCTGGTGCGCGAGATGCTGATGTCGATGACCGAGGACTCCGGTCTTGTCGAACCGGGCGTTCACATCCTCTTCGTGGCCAAGAATCTGGAGCGCATTGGGGATCATGCCACCAATATTGCCGAAGCGGTCCACTTCATGGTGACAGCCTCGCCCCTCGTGGATGACGGCCACTCCTGA
- a CDS encoding GcrA family cell cycle regulator: MAWTDERVEELKKLWSEGLSASQIAKQLGGVTRNAVIGKVHRLGLSGRATPSRPARRTVKPSRPRTPAATTAPARAVARPAPSAPPAAAPAPVEPAVLPSGEFATVLTLRESMCKWPIGDPSQSEFRFCGRKADTGQAYCHAHSDMAYQPSQKRRRRNSDASAALDAIAATRRYNF, from the coding sequence ATGGCTTGGACTGACGAACGCGTCGAAGAACTCAAGAAACTCTGGTCGGAAGGCCTGAGCGCGAGTCAGATTGCGAAACAGTTGGGTGGTGTGACCCGCAACGCCGTGATTGGCAAGGTTCACCGCCTTGGTTTGTCAGGTCGCGCAACGCCGTCGCGCCCGGCCCGCCGTACCGTGAAACCCTCCCGCCCACGTACGCCGGCTGCGACCACAGCCCCGGCCCGCGCTGTTGCACGCCCCGCACCGTCCGCCCCGCCAGCCGCGGCGCCCGCTCCAGTGGAGCCTGCGGTTCTTCCCTCCGGCGAGTTTGCGACCGTGCTGACGCTGCGTGAAAGCATGTGCAAATGGCCGATCGGCGATCCCTCCCAGTCCGAGTTCCGCTTCTGCGGCCGCAAGGCGGATACCGGACAGGCCTACTGCCACGCCCACTCCGACATGGCCTATCAGCCGAGCCAGAAGCGTCGTCGCCGCAATTCCGATGCCTCGGCTGCGCTCGATGCGATCGCTGCCACGCGCCGCTATAATTTCTGA